Sequence from the Miscanthus floridulus cultivar M001 chromosome 16, ASM1932011v1, whole genome shotgun sequence genome:
TACACGGccgaaccggccacacctcccttcttccggtggtcagagtctgccataaccttcgatcggaccaacCATCCAGAGAGCGTCCCACCTCCAggaagatatccgctcatggttgacccgatcgtcagcccaaagcggctcaccaaagtactgatggatggaggcagcagcctcaacatcatgtatgccaagacgctcgacgaaatgggcatcgaccaaacatgcctccgcccaacccgagcacctttccacggtATCGTGcccgggaagcaggccatgccacttgggcaaattGATCTGCACGTTACCTttagggatcagttcaattataggactgaaaccatcaccttcgaggtggttgggttctccAGAACattccatgccatcctgggatgtccatgctatgcgaagttcatggtcgtccccaactatacatacctcgaGCTAAAGATACCtagcccccatggggtcatcactgtcggtgcctccttccagcacgcctatgagtgcgaggtcgagtgctgtggtcACGTcatagcaatcgtcgcctccggagagctcgccgccctcagggaggaggtcaccgaTGAGGCGCCCGACACCTAGAAGTCGGCCGGGTCGTTCGAGCCTACAGAAAgctctaaagaagtcctcatagaccctggGAGCGccgagggtaaaatggtacgcattggtaccacggtttcctccgaataggaaggcgcgctcgtcggcttcctccgcgctaacagagacatctttgcatggaaaccctcgaatatgccaggcattctgagggaagtcgctgagcataccttaaacatccatctaggctccaagccagtgaagcaacgtcTACGTCGCTTAgacgaggagaaacgtagggccatcggcgaggagatagccaaactttcGGTGGTCGGATTCATCATGGAAGTATACCAcacagagtggttagctaatcccgttcttgtacgaaagaagagtgggaaatggaggatgtgtgttgactatacgggtctcaacaaggtgtgtccaaaggatccgtttcctttgtcgtgcatagaccaaatagtcgactctacctcggggtgcaaaaccctctgcttccttgatgcatactccggctacaatcaaatcgtgatgaaagagtctgaccagctcgcgacatcttttatcaccccctttggatcgttctgctacatctcgatgccattcggtctgaagaacgcggGGGCTATGTactagcgttgtatgctcaaatgcttcgggaACCTCATCGGGCATACCATTGAGGCTTACAttgacgacatcgtagttaagtccaaaagGGCTTACCACCTCATTgttgatcttgagcagaccttcgcaaaactccgagcgaatagcatcaaactcaatcctgagaagtgtgttttcggggtcccaagggacATGCttctcggcttcatcgtctccaagcgtgacatcgaagccaacccagagaaaatctcagccatcacaaggatgggcccgattcagaacataaagggggttcagagaGTCACAGGGTGCCTCATcgcactcagccgattcatctcgcgcctcgccgaatgaggtctccccctttattgactcttgaagaaagctgaccgctttgagtggacatccgaggcccaggaggcacttgacatgatcAAGATgcttctgacaaaggccccgatcttggttcctccaactgatggagaatcccttctgctatacatagcggccaccatgcaagtggtcagtgccgccctggtagtggagcgggaagaagaggggcacgccctcaaggtgcagcgccctatgtacttcatcagtgagtaatatctgactctaagacccgctactctcaaatctagaaactcctatacgccgttctcatcaccaagaggaagctacgccactacttcgagtcacacccggtgatggtcatgacgtcgttccccctcggcaagGTCATCCAAAGCTAGGACGCCACgtgaagaaccgcaaagtgggcacttgagttgatggatcaaggcattacgTATGCCTCTCGAACGGTGATCaaatcctaggtgttggctgacttcatcgcggaatggaccaaggtccaaacaccATCGGCGgttgtcgatcaagagtactagatgatgtacttcgacggatcgctaatgaagaagggcgccggcgcagggctggtctttgtatcgcccctcggggtacgcataAGGTAAATGGTTCATCTcgatttcccctcatccaataatgtggctgagtacgaagcactcatcaacggcctacgcattgccatcgagttgggtatctgacGCCTCGACAtccggggtgactcccagctggtcggcaaccaagtcatgaaggagtcgagctatcACGACGCCAAAATggctgcatactgccaagaagtccgatggctggagggcaaattcgacggtctcgaattcaatcacatcccaaggagcctcaatgaggtggccgatgCGCTTATGAAGGcggcatccggccgagagccagtgccaacAGGTGTCTTCACCAGCGACCAACATAAGCCCTCAGTGCGCTACGAAGGGTCGAAGCAGGCCAATGACAGTCCATACGATCcagcctcgggggctaaccaactgACGATTCCATCTGGCCCCGAGGTCATGGTGCTTGAAGAacatccagcgatagagcctgaccctctg
This genomic interval carries:
- the LOC136511287 gene encoding uncharacterized protein, coding for MYAKTLDEMGIDQTCLRPTRAPFHGIVPGKQAMPLGQIDLHVTFRDQFNYRTETITFEVVGFSRTFHAILGCPCYAKFMVVPNYTYLELKIPSPHGVITVGASFQHAYECEVECCGHVIAIVASGELAALREEVTDEAPDT